One Microbacterium keratanolyticum DNA window includes the following coding sequences:
- a CDS encoding RNB domain-containing ribonuclease, protein MPQRRSHVAPSAAQSELAAALVALREGLDAPTEFSPEALAEAETASAPMPDLDLREVPFVTLDPPGSRDLDQALHLERRGSGYLVRYAIADVPGFVRPGGAMDLAARERGQTLYAADGSIPLHPRALSEDRASLLAGVERPALVWTFDLDAAGTLERFRLERALVRSRAQLEYASAQASLDRGEDSPLALLPEIGRLRQEQEQQRGGASLNLPDEEVVQLEDGSYAIERRRPLPVEDWNAQLSLLTGMAAASLMIDARVGILRTMPQPDDRAFATFRHQTAALGRPWTSGTYGEYLHALDRTDPMTLPVLEAAASLFRGAGYVVFDGDVPAEQTQAAIAAPYAHATAPLRRLVDRWSLSICLAISTDSDIPQWARESLPELPGLMQASGQRASRLDNDTINRVEAALLTPLVGQTLPAAVVEMRGADRARIQIADPAVTATAPVRAGTKPGDTVHLVLTGAEIATGALEFTDAAA, encoded by the coding sequence ATGCCCCAGCGCCGTTCTCATGTCGCCCCATCAGCCGCCCAGAGTGAGCTCGCCGCCGCGCTCGTGGCGCTGCGAGAGGGCCTCGACGCGCCGACGGAATTCTCCCCGGAGGCACTCGCCGAGGCCGAGACGGCATCGGCGCCAATGCCCGACCTCGATCTGCGTGAGGTGCCATTCGTGACGCTCGACCCGCCCGGATCGCGTGACCTCGACCAGGCGCTGCATCTGGAGCGTCGTGGCTCCGGGTATCTCGTCCGCTATGCGATCGCCGATGTTCCGGGGTTCGTGCGGCCCGGCGGCGCGATGGATCTGGCCGCGCGTGAACGCGGACAGACCCTGTACGCCGCGGACGGTTCGATCCCCCTCCATCCTCGCGCTCTCAGCGAGGATCGCGCCTCGCTGCTCGCGGGCGTCGAGCGGCCCGCACTCGTGTGGACCTTCGACCTGGACGCCGCCGGGACGCTGGAGAGATTCCGCCTGGAACGTGCGCTCGTGCGCTCGCGCGCACAGCTTGAGTACGCCTCGGCGCAGGCGAGTCTCGATCGCGGCGAAGACTCCCCCCTCGCGCTCCTGCCGGAGATCGGCAGACTGCGTCAGGAGCAGGAGCAGCAGCGCGGTGGTGCCAGCCTGAACCTTCCTGATGAGGAGGTCGTGCAGCTCGAGGACGGCAGCTACGCGATCGAACGCCGACGCCCGCTGCCGGTAGAGGACTGGAACGCCCAGCTCTCGCTCCTGACCGGCATGGCCGCGGCGTCACTCATGATCGATGCGCGCGTCGGGATCCTGCGCACGATGCCCCAGCCCGATGACCGCGCCTTCGCGACCTTCCGCCATCAGACGGCAGCACTCGGTCGCCCCTGGACGAGCGGTACCTACGGCGAGTACCTGCACGCGCTGGATCGCACCGACCCCATGACCCTGCCCGTGCTGGAAGCGGCCGCAAGTCTGTTCCGCGGCGCCGGATACGTCGTCTTCGACGGTGACGTGCCCGCCGAGCAGACGCAGGCGGCGATCGCCGCACCCTATGCCCATGCCACCGCGCCGTTGCGTCGTCTTGTCGATCGCTGGTCGCTGAGCATCTGCCTCGCGATCTCCACCGACAGCGACATCCCGCAGTGGGCTCGGGAGTCGCTGCCCGAGCTGCCCGGGCTGATGCAGGCGTCCGGCCAGCGTGCCTCACGGCTCGACAATGACACGATCAATCGCGTCGAAGCCGCGCTGCTGACGCCTCTCGTCGGTCAGACCCTGCCCGCTGCCGTCGTCGAGATGCGCGGCGCGGACCGCGCGCGGATCCAGATCGCCGATCCTGCGGTGACGGCGACCGCCCCGGTTCGCGCCGGGACTAAGCCCGGCGACACCGTGCACCTGGTCCTCACCGGTGCCGAGATCGCCACCGGCGCACTCGAGTTCACCGACGCCGCAGCCTGA
- a CDS encoding lytic polysaccharide monooxygenase produces MKRMRTVFAGLAVVAGIIAGAGVASSASAHGWVTDPPSRQDLCSTGSTSFDCGSIKYEPQSVEAPKGSLKCSGGNAAFGILDDNSRPWPVKNVSSDLSITWKLTARHATASWEYFVDGQLFKTVNDHGAQPAASVTHVLPNLPAGKHTILARWTIADTTNAFYSCIDVNVGGTGSTDGTTDGSTDGSTDGTTDGSTDGTTIPACGAAWDKNAVYTTGAKVDHNGRSYTAKWWTRGETPGSTGQWGVWTDNGACAA; encoded by the coding sequence ATGAAGCGTATGCGTACAGTATTCGCGGGCCTGGCAGTGGTTGCCGGGATCATCGCAGGCGCTGGCGTCGCAAGCAGCGCCAGCGCGCACGGCTGGGTCACCGACCCGCCGAGCCGCCAGGACCTCTGTTCGACCGGCAGCACGTCGTTCGACTGTGGTTCGATCAAGTACGAGCCGCAGAGCGTCGAAGCCCCCAAGGGCTCGCTGAAGTGCTCCGGAGGCAACGCAGCCTTCGGGATCCTCGACGACAACTCCCGCCCCTGGCCGGTGAAGAACGTGTCGTCCGACCTCAGCATCACGTGGAAGCTGACCGCGCGTCACGCCACCGCGTCGTGGGAGTACTTCGTCGACGGTCAGCTGTTCAAGACGGTGAACGACCACGGTGCACAGCCGGCCGCATCCGTCACCCACGTGCTGCCGAACCTTCCGGCCGGCAAGCACACGATCCTCGCGCGCTGGACGATCGCGGACACCACCAACGCGTTCTACAGCTGCATCGACGTCAACGTGGGCGGCACCGGCTCGACGGACGGCACCACCGACGGTTCGACCGACGGCTCGACGGACGGCACCACCGACGGTTCGACCGACGGCACCACGATTCCTGCGTGTGGCGCAGCCTGGGACAAGAACGCTGTCTACACGACCGGTGCCAAGGTCGACCACAACGGTCGCTCCTACACCGCCAAGTGGTGGACGCGCGGCGAGACCCCCGGTTCCACCGGACAATGGGGTGTCTGGACGGACAACGGAGCCTGCGCAGCCTGA
- a CDS encoding alanyl-tRNA editing protein, translated as MSDTLVTFPNGTTEGHATVLAVHEAENGGVVIVDRTPFHPVDHTWPDQPGDRGTITASGESIAVTEAVMAALSDDGVFATGAAIPVRRGTEGWTWQVAHPFEGAAPSWLVAGAEVDLRVDAALRAALSRGHTACHLASLALDLALADLWRKDPGSDPLGSPDFEARANQTSRIHEDGSVDEYRLGKSLRKAGFDTETLTATLAERQQHVNDTLARWVASAATSRIDTDGPSIVDRRQWRCALPEREVAFLCGGTHVASLAEFAEITVSLDLSDPQLLVMTTTARGASA; from the coding sequence ATGAGCGATACCCTCGTCACCTTCCCGAACGGCACGACTGAAGGGCACGCCACAGTGCTGGCCGTGCATGAGGCGGAGAATGGCGGCGTCGTGATCGTCGATCGCACGCCGTTCCATCCGGTGGATCACACGTGGCCAGACCAGCCTGGAGACCGTGGCACGATCACGGCGAGCGGAGAGTCGATCGCAGTCACAGAAGCGGTCATGGCGGCCCTCAGCGACGACGGCGTGTTCGCGACGGGAGCGGCGATTCCCGTGCGGCGCGGGACTGAGGGCTGGACCTGGCAGGTCGCACACCCGTTCGAAGGTGCGGCGCCGTCGTGGTTGGTCGCGGGCGCCGAGGTGGACCTGCGGGTGGATGCGGCGCTGCGCGCGGCTCTCAGCCGCGGACACACGGCCTGTCATCTGGCGTCGCTCGCGCTCGACCTGGCACTTGCGGACCTGTGGCGCAAGGACCCCGGCTCTGATCCACTCGGGAGTCCCGACTTCGAAGCGCGCGCCAATCAGACCAGTCGCATCCACGAGGACGGCAGCGTCGACGAATATCGCCTGGGCAAGAGTCTGCGCAAGGCGGGCTTCGACACGGAGACGTTGACAGCGACCCTGGCCGAGCGTCAACAGCACGTCAACGACACGCTCGCGCGCTGGGTCGCCTCTGCGGCGACGAGCCGCATCGACACTGACGGGCCGAGCATCGTCGATCGCCGACAGTGGCGCTGCGCGCTGCCAGAGAGGGAAGTCGCGTTCCTGTGCGGAGGCACACATGTGGCCTCCCTGGCCGAGTTCGCAGAGATCACCGTCTCGCTCGATCTGAGTGACCCGCAGCTGCTGGTGATGACGACGACGGCGCGGGGCGCGAGCGCCTAG
- the ispG gene encoding flavodoxin-dependent (E)-4-hydroxy-3-methylbut-2-enyl-diphosphate synthase: MPAVNLGMPKVPEVLAPRRKTRQISVGKVLVGGNAPVSVQSMTTTPTTDINATLQQIAELTASGCEIVRVAVPSQDDADVLHIIAKKSQIPVIADIHFQPKYVFQAIDAGCGAVRVNPGNIRKFDDQVGAIAKAAKDAGVSLRIGVNAGSLDRRLLEKYGKATPEALVESAVWEASLFEEHDFHDFKISVKHNDPIVMVKAYRMLAERGDWPLHLGVTEAGPAFQGTIKSATAFGILLSEGIGDTIRVSLSAPPAEEVKVGHQILQSLNLRERKLEIVSCPSCGRAQVDVYTLADNVTEGLKDMTVPLRVAVMGCVVNGPGEAREADLGVASGNGKGQIFVKGEVIKTVPESEIVATLIEEANRIAAEMGPDAPIGTAQVVTS; this comes from the coding sequence GTGCCAGCTGTGAATCTGGGGATGCCCAAGGTCCCCGAAGTCCTCGCCCCCCGCCGCAAGACGCGTCAGATCTCTGTCGGCAAGGTTCTCGTGGGCGGAAACGCGCCCGTCAGTGTCCAGTCGATGACGACGACGCCGACGACCGACATCAACGCCACACTGCAGCAGATCGCCGAACTCACCGCCTCCGGGTGCGAGATCGTCCGCGTCGCCGTGCCGTCGCAGGATGATGCCGATGTGCTGCACATCATCGCGAAGAAGAGTCAGATCCCCGTCATCGCGGACATCCACTTCCAGCCGAAGTACGTCTTCCAGGCGATCGACGCGGGCTGCGGAGCGGTACGCGTCAACCCGGGCAACATCCGCAAGTTCGACGACCAGGTCGGGGCGATCGCCAAGGCCGCGAAGGACGCCGGAGTCTCTCTCCGCATCGGCGTCAACGCCGGTTCGCTCGACCGCCGCCTGCTCGAGAAGTACGGTAAGGCCACGCCCGAAGCGCTCGTGGAGAGTGCTGTCTGGGAGGCATCGCTGTTCGAAGAGCACGACTTCCACGACTTCAAGATCTCCGTGAAGCACAACGACCCGATCGTCATGGTCAAGGCATATCGAATGCTCGCCGAGCGGGGCGACTGGCCCCTGCACCTCGGCGTCACCGAGGCAGGTCCTGCCTTCCAGGGCACGATCAAGTCGGCCACCGCCTTCGGCATCCTCCTCTCGGAGGGCATCGGCGACACGATCCGTGTCTCGCTCTCTGCGCCGCCCGCGGAAGAGGTCAAGGTCGGTCACCAGATCCTGCAGTCGCTGAACCTGCGCGAGCGCAAGCTTGAGATCGTCTCCTGCCCCTCCTGCGGTCGTGCGCAGGTCGACGTCTACACGCTCGCCGATAACGTGACCGAGGGCCTGAAAGACATGACGGTGCCGCTGCGCGTCGCGGTCATGGGCTGCGTCGTGAACGGGCCCGGCGAAGCGCGCGAAGCCGACCTCGGCGTCGCCTCCGGAAACGGCAAGGGTCAGATCTTCGTCAAGGGCGAGGTCATCAAGACCGTTCCCGAGTCCGAGATCGTCGCGACGCTCATCGAAGAGGCCAATCGCATCGCTGCCGAGATGGGCCCGGACGCCCCGATCGGCACCGCGCAGGTCGTCACGTCCTGA
- a CDS encoding chorismate-binding protein: protein MTKNAAFTATDPATLQARLAALVDDPAASVVLLARENATVVELLTGDVRDVDLLADIPLQSDGTAREVFAMVPYRQVRERGFSAQDDGAPLRCLLVEEHLATPVADALTILPSDPIALQDAGFDVPDEEYAQIVERVIADEIGRGEGANFVIRRDFTARISVDERHAALTWFRALLTHERGAYWTFAVVTPGVIAVGASPEAHVIARDGIVTMNPISGTFRHPAGGATKESLTEFLSSTKETEELFMVVDEELKMMSAVCSDGGRITGPHLKQMSRLTHTEYMLRGRSRMDPRDILRETMFAPTVTGSPMQNACTVIGRHERKPRGYYSGVAALFTPNAEGGHDLDAPILIRTVYVKDGELSVPVGATLVRHSDPAGEVSETHGKAAGVLGAIGAIERDHAAEAREDADAPDAAENDLAADPTVAALLASRNSRLAEFWINPQTDAVHVGPFSGRTALVVDAEDRFTTMLAHQLRHLGLDVRIAPWSEVTDADAAAVDLLVAGPGPGDPRDGASPRIARMREVVAARRASGSPLLAVCLSHQILADTLNIGLAPLASPHQGLQKSVPVFERDASIGFYNTFTARVAPGTARVGVAEVSADAETGNVYALRGPGFASVQGHLESILSRDGMGTLERLVAHALDA, encoded by the coding sequence ATGACGAAGAACGCGGCTTTCACGGCCACGGACCCGGCCACGCTGCAGGCGCGCCTCGCCGCCCTGGTGGATGACCCTGCGGCATCCGTCGTGCTGCTCGCGCGCGAGAACGCGACTGTCGTCGAACTGCTCACGGGGGACGTGCGCGACGTCGACCTCCTCGCGGATATTCCTCTGCAGAGTGATGGCACCGCGCGCGAAGTGTTCGCCATGGTCCCCTACCGCCAGGTCCGCGAACGGGGCTTCTCGGCCCAGGACGACGGTGCGCCGCTGCGGTGCCTTCTTGTGGAGGAACACCTCGCCACCCCGGTCGCGGATGCACTGACCATCCTGCCGTCGGACCCGATCGCACTCCAGGACGCCGGCTTCGACGTTCCCGACGAGGAGTACGCGCAGATCGTCGAGCGCGTCATCGCCGATGAGATCGGGCGCGGCGAAGGCGCCAACTTCGTCATCCGGCGGGATTTCACCGCACGCATCTCCGTGGACGAGCGTCACGCGGCGCTCACCTGGTTCCGCGCCCTGCTGACCCACGAACGCGGCGCCTACTGGACCTTCGCCGTGGTCACGCCCGGCGTCATCGCGGTGGGCGCGAGCCCCGAGGCGCATGTGATCGCCCGCGACGGCATCGTCACGATGAACCCGATCTCCGGCACGTTCCGCCACCCGGCGGGTGGCGCGACGAAGGAGTCTCTCACCGAGTTCCTCTCGTCGACGAAGGAGACCGAGGAGCTCTTCATGGTCGTGGACGAAGAGCTCAAGATGATGAGCGCGGTCTGCTCGGATGGCGGACGCATCACCGGCCCTCATCTGAAGCAGATGTCACGTCTGACGCACACCGAGTACATGCTGCGCGGTCGGAGCCGCATGGATCCGCGAGACATCCTGCGCGAGACCATGTTCGCGCCCACTGTCACCGGGTCCCCCATGCAGAATGCCTGCACCGTCATCGGACGCCACGAGCGTAAGCCCCGCGGGTACTACTCCGGCGTCGCCGCCCTCTTCACCCCCAACGCCGAGGGCGGACACGATCTCGATGCGCCGATCCTCATCCGCACGGTCTACGTCAAGGACGGCGAGCTGAGCGTGCCGGTCGGGGCGACTCTCGTACGCCACTCGGACCCGGCCGGCGAGGTCAGTGAGACCCACGGCAAGGCTGCGGGTGTGCTCGGCGCGATCGGCGCGATCGAACGCGATCACGCCGCAGAGGCCCGCGAGGACGCCGATGCTCCGGATGCCGCCGAGAACGACCTCGCAGCGGATCCGACCGTCGCTGCTCTGCTCGCCTCACGCAATTCGCGTCTCGCCGAATTCTGGATCAATCCGCAGACGGATGCGGTACACGTCGGTCCCTTCAGCGGACGCACCGCCCTTGTCGTCGACGCCGAAGACCGCTTCACCACGATGCTCGCCCACCAGCTGCGCCACCTCGGCCTGGATGTGCGCATCGCCCCCTGGAGCGAGGTTACGGACGCGGATGCCGCCGCCGTCGACCTTCTCGTCGCCGGGCCCGGTCCCGGTGACCCGCGTGACGGCGCCTCACCGCGTATCGCCAGGATGCGCGAGGTCGTAGCCGCGCGTCGGGCCAGCGGATCCCCGCTGCTTGCGGTGTGCCTCAGCCATCAGATCCTGGCGGACACGCTGAACATCGGCCTCGCACCGCTCGCTTCGCCGCATCAGGGGCTGCAGAAGTCCGTGCCGGTGTTCGAGCGGGATGCATCGATCGGCTTCTACAACACGTTCACGGCGCGGGTCGCACCCGGCACCGCCCGGGTCGGTGTCGCCGAGGTCTCCGCGGACGCAGAGACCGGCAATGTGTACGCGCTGCGAGGCCCGGGCTTCGCCTCCGTGCAGGGCCACCTGGAGTCGATCCTGTCGCGCGATGGGATGGGGACGCTCGAACGGCTCGTCGCACACGCGCTCGACGCGTAG
- a CDS encoding M50 family metallopeptidase, with protein sequence METLLYIGGLLFMLVGLAVSIALHEIGHLVPAKLFGVRVGQYMIGFGPRVWSRRFGETEYGFKALPLGGYISMSGMYPPSTAGKPARGLFRTLVQDARSANDETIVDGDESGVFYRLPVWKRIIVMLGGPFMNLALAVVIFSVLLSGIGLEQGTTRIATVSECVLPAGSTQTMCTPDDPAAPAAEAGFMPGDTLISVDGEPMHDFAEATAIVQASPGVPLEVVVERAGEQQTLTLTPIAAERPMSDDAGRPLLDENGDRVTKTVGYAGLGAQIGFVPQPLTAGPELAAQNVSAVASLVINLPARLWDVGVSLFTGSERDPNGPLSVVGVGRIAGEVAATDAPVTNRLVFLLSLMGSLNIALFVFNLIPLLPLDGGHVVVALWDGLRRAWAKLARRPPPAPVDATRLVPLTVIVAVLLIGMGALLLVADLFNPVKLFG encoded by the coding sequence GTGGAAACCCTGCTCTACATCGGCGGCCTGCTGTTCATGCTGGTCGGCCTTGCCGTCTCGATCGCCCTGCACGAGATCGGGCATCTCGTTCCGGCGAAGCTGTTCGGCGTTCGCGTGGGGCAGTACATGATCGGCTTCGGGCCGCGCGTCTGGTCCCGCCGGTTCGGTGAGACGGAGTACGGGTTCAAGGCGCTCCCTCTGGGCGGCTACATCTCGATGTCGGGCATGTACCCGCCGTCAACCGCTGGCAAGCCTGCACGGGGACTGTTCCGCACGCTGGTGCAGGACGCGCGATCCGCCAATGACGAGACGATCGTCGACGGCGATGAGAGCGGCGTCTTCTACCGGCTTCCGGTGTGGAAGCGGATCATCGTGATGCTCGGTGGCCCGTTCATGAACCTGGCCCTCGCGGTCGTGATCTTCTCGGTGCTTCTCTCGGGGATCGGCCTTGAGCAGGGTACGACCAGAATCGCCACGGTGTCGGAGTGCGTGCTTCCGGCCGGCTCCACGCAGACGATGTGCACCCCCGACGATCCCGCAGCGCCTGCGGCGGAGGCGGGCTTCATGCCCGGCGACACGCTGATCTCCGTCGACGGTGAACCGATGCATGATTTCGCCGAGGCCACGGCGATCGTGCAGGCATCGCCGGGTGTGCCCCTGGAGGTCGTGGTCGAGCGGGCGGGGGAGCAGCAGACGCTCACCCTGACTCCGATCGCCGCGGAGCGTCCGATGTCGGATGACGCAGGGCGGCCCCTTCTCGACGAGAACGGTGACCGCGTGACCAAGACGGTCGGATATGCGGGACTCGGTGCGCAGATCGGCTTCGTGCCACAGCCCCTGACAGCAGGACCGGAGCTTGCCGCGCAGAACGTCAGTGCGGTCGCGTCCCTCGTGATCAACCTGCCGGCGCGTCTCTGGGACGTCGGGGTGTCTCTCTTCACGGGATCCGAGCGAGACCCGAACGGCCCGCTGAGTGTGGTCGGCGTTGGCCGTATCGCGGGCGAGGTTGCTGCGACGGATGCGCCGGTGACGAACCGCCTCGTCTTCCTGCTGAGTCTGATGGGGTCTCTGAACATCGCGCTCTTCGTGTTCAACCTGATCCCGCTCCTGCCGCTCGACGGGGGGCACGTCGTCGTCGCCCTCTGGGACGGTCTGCGTCGCGCCTGGGCGAAGCTCGCCCGTCGCCCGCCGCCTGCGCCCGTCGATGCCACGAGACTCGTGCCTCTCACGGTCATCGTGGCGGTGCTCCTGATCGGAATGGGAGCGCTGCTGCTCGTTGCCGACCTCTTCAACCCGGTCAAGCTCTTCGGCTAG
- the dxr gene encoding 1-deoxy-D-xylulose-5-phosphate reductoisomerase — protein MRRIIVLGSTGSIGTQALDVIRANPRRFELVGLAAGSNREMVDEQAREFRLEHTALGAAEAEQLVRDVEADVVLNAITGSIGLGSTLAALKAGRTLALANKESLIVGGALVTAAAAEGQIVPVDSEHSALAQALRAGTHAEVRRLVVTASGGPFRGRTREELRDVTPAEALAHPTWDMGRVVTTNSATLVNKGLEVIEAHLLFDIAYDEIDVVVHPQSIVHSMVEFVDGSTIAQASPPDMRLPISLGLDWPHRVGGIGQPLDWTKATSWTFEPLDETAFPAVSLAKQVGRAGLTYPAVYNAANEQAVDAFHEGRLSFLGIVDTIARVIDAHEPPSVLTVESLAAAEDWARRTADALIAAG, from the coding sequence ATGCGGCGCATCATCGTTCTGGGGTCCACCGGCTCCATCGGCACTCAGGCTCTCGACGTCATCCGGGCGAACCCCCGGCGATTCGAGCTCGTCGGCCTCGCGGCCGGATCCAATCGGGAGATGGTTGATGAGCAGGCGCGTGAGTTCCGGCTGGAGCACACGGCACTGGGTGCGGCGGAAGCTGAACAGCTGGTGCGTGACGTCGAGGCGGACGTCGTCCTCAACGCCATCACCGGGTCAATCGGCCTGGGCAGCACACTCGCCGCGTTGAAGGCCGGCCGCACTCTCGCCCTCGCGAACAAGGAGTCGCTCATCGTCGGCGGCGCCCTCGTCACGGCGGCCGCCGCTGAGGGGCAGATCGTGCCCGTCGATTCCGAGCACTCGGCGCTCGCGCAGGCCCTGCGCGCAGGCACGCACGCGGAGGTGCGCCGACTCGTCGTGACCGCCTCGGGGGGCCCGTTCCGTGGGCGCACTCGCGAGGAACTGCGCGATGTGACACCCGCGGAGGCGCTGGCGCACCCCACCTGGGACATGGGACGCGTGGTCACCACGAACTCCGCGACGCTCGTCAACAAGGGCCTCGAGGTGATCGAGGCTCATCTGCTGTTCGACATCGCCTACGACGAAATCGACGTCGTGGTGCATCCGCAATCCATCGTGCACTCGATGGTGGAGTTCGTCGACGGCTCGACGATCGCGCAGGCGTCCCCTCCCGACATGCGGCTTCCCATCTCGCTGGGGCTCGACTGGCCGCACCGCGTCGGCGGCATCGGGCAACCCCTCGACTGGACGAAGGCCACATCGTGGACTTTCGAGCCTCTGGACGAGACCGCCTTCCCCGCAGTTTCTCTCGCGAAGCAGGTCGGACGCGCAGGCCTGACGTACCCGGCGGTCTACAACGCAGCCAATGAGCAGGCTGTCGACGCCTTCCACGAGGGACGACTGTCGTTCCTCGGGATCGTCGACACCATCGCTCGCGTCATCGACGCCCATGAGCCGCCTTCCGTGCTCACCGTCGAGTCGCTCGCGGCGGCGGAGGACTGGGCGCGCCGGACCGCGGATGCGCTGATCGCCGCAGGCTGA
- a CDS encoding FKBP-type peptidyl-prolyl cis-trans isomerase codes for MRIRPFAAVSAVAVTALLLAGCSGAPETAPESSPTPDAQCLLDAKPGKTSDAITISGSGADATVEVPADLPFEALERTIVTEGDGDDVFAGDLLSIRYQVVNAETNEVLDSSERGEGGVLPVLMDPQSSSLFVAALECEPLGSTAVLALPASVLGGEGAQSLVVYAESVGKLPTIASGTPVDPAEGMPTVKLDKDGAPTITIPEGTEPPAETRVEMLQQGDGAEVQPGDLVVVQYRGVKWSDGEEFDSSWSREATPTQFQTNQVVNGFRLALEGQKVGSQVLVAMTPADGYGEAGGTHELSGESLVFVVDILATTPVQPAQ; via the coding sequence GTGCGCATCCGCCCGTTCGCTGCTGTCTCCGCCGTCGCCGTGACGGCACTCCTGCTCGCCGGTTGCTCCGGTGCGCCCGAGACTGCTCCGGAGTCCAGCCCGACGCCAGACGCGCAGTGCTTGCTCGACGCGAAACCGGGCAAGACATCTGACGCCATCACGATCTCCGGCAGCGGCGCAGACGCCACCGTCGAGGTTCCCGCCGATCTGCCGTTCGAGGCGCTGGAGCGCACGATCGTCACCGAGGGCGACGGCGACGATGTGTTCGCGGGAGACCTGCTCTCGATTCGCTACCAGGTCGTCAACGCCGAGACGAACGAGGTTCTCGACTCGAGCGAGCGTGGCGAGGGTGGTGTGCTTCCCGTCCTGATGGATCCGCAGTCCTCCTCTCTGTTCGTGGCTGCCCTTGAGTGCGAGCCGCTCGGGTCGACCGCTGTGCTCGCGTTGCCGGCTTCTGTTCTCGGCGGCGAGGGCGCGCAGTCTCTCGTCGTCTACGCGGAGTCGGTCGGGAAGCTCCCGACGATTGCCTCCGGCACCCCAGTCGACCCGGCAGAGGGAATGCCCACGGTCAAGCTGGACAAGGACGGCGCGCCGACGATCACGATCCCCGAGGGCACAGAGCCGCCCGCGGAGACCCGGGTCGAGATGCTGCAGCAGGGCGACGGCGCCGAGGTGCAGCCCGGCGACCTCGTCGTCGTCCAGTACCGCGGTGTGAAGTGGTCCGACGGCGAGGAGTTCGACTCGAGCTGGTCCCGTGAGGCGACTCCCACCCAGTTCCAGACCAACCAGGTCGTCAACGGATTCCGCCTGGCGCTCGAGGGCCAGAAGGTCGGTTCTCAGGTGCTCGTCGCCATGACGCCGGCCGACGGATACGGCGAGGCCGGCGGCACGCACGAGCTCTCGGGCGAGTCGCTCGTCTTCGTCGTCGACATCCTCGCGACGACCCCCGTCCAGCCCGCGCAGTAG
- a CDS encoding lysophospholipid acyltransferase family protein: MTSEPVDDTATTTAPAQTPKRAGFTYAAGRFVISALARLIYRPRIEGRENVPLHGPVIFASNHLSFIDSLAIPVAAPRPVHFLAKSTYFEGTGVKGWISRTFFESIGAIPVRRGAGQAALDALDQQRQLLDDGFAVALYPEGTRSTDGRLYKGRTGVAFLALQSGAPVVPVGLIGTDKAMPVGAKMPSLSARITVRFGEPLDLSRHGAANSGRARRLATDEIMAAIHALSEQELANAYNEVPAHGAIEKIKQALPHERR; the protein is encoded by the coding sequence ATGACTTCTGAGCCCGTGGATGACACCGCTACGACGACGGCTCCGGCTCAGACCCCGAAGCGCGCGGGCTTCACGTACGCCGCAGGACGCTTTGTCATCAGCGCGCTTGCCCGGCTGATCTACCGGCCCCGCATCGAAGGCCGCGAGAACGTTCCCCTGCACGGGCCGGTGATCTTCGCGAGCAATCACCTGTCGTTCATCGACTCTCTCGCCATTCCGGTCGCTGCTCCTCGCCCCGTGCATTTCCTCGCGAAGTCGACCTACTTCGAGGGAACCGGAGTGAAGGGCTGGATCAGCCGCACGTTCTTCGAATCGATCGGCGCCATCCCGGTGCGTCGCGGCGCAGGTCAGGCAGCTCTGGACGCGCTCGACCAGCAGCGCCAGCTTCTGGATGACGGATTCGCCGTGGCGCTGTACCCGGAGGGAACCCGCTCCACCGACGGGCGTCTCTACAAGGGCCGCACGGGCGTCGCCTTCCTCGCTCTGCAATCCGGCGCACCGGTCGTGCCCGTTGGTCTCATCGGCACGGACAAAGCGATGCCCGTCGGTGCGAAGATGCCCTCACTGAGCGCCCGGATCACCGTGCGCTTCGGTGAACCGCTCGACCTGTCGCGGCACGGTGCGGCGAACTCAGGACGAGCTCGACGCCTGGCGACCGACGAGATCATGGCGGCGATCCACGCACTCTCCGAGCAGGAGCTCGCCAACGCCTACAACGAGGTTCCCGCGCACGGCGCGATCGAGAAGATCAAGCAGGCGCTCCCGCACGAGCGCCGCTGA